A genomic region of Dermochelys coriacea isolate rDerCor1 chromosome 18, rDerCor1.pri.v4, whole genome shotgun sequence contains the following coding sequences:
- the HES4 gene encoding transcription factor HES-4 isoform X1, with the protein MPADTMEKPTASPIAGAPATSSHTPDKPKSASEHRKSSKPIMEKRRRARINESLGQLKTLILDALKKDSSRHSKLEKADILEMTVKHLRNLQRAQMTALSADPTVLGKYRAGFNECMNEVTRFLSTCEGVNTEVRTRLLSHLSACLGQIVAMNYPPPPPPAGQPAHLAQPLHVQLPPAATAAGAVPVPCKLNPAEALSPKVYGGFQLVPANDGQFAFLIPNPAFAPSSGPVIPLYANANGPLSSGSGPGNRAATPSASPVQGLTSFGGSIAPASQTGSPIGERSESVWRPW; encoded by the exons atgcccgcTGATACCATGGAGAAACCGACAGCCTCCCCGATTGCTGGTGCCCCAGCTACCTCTAGCCACACGCCGGACAAGCCCAAGAGTGCCAGTGAACACAGAAAG tCCTCCAAGCCTATCATGGAGAAGCGGCGCCGTGCCAGGATCAATGAGAGCCTGGGGCAGCTGAAGACCCTCATCCTGGATGCCTTGAAGAAAGAT AGCTCCAGGCACTCCAAGCTGGAGAAAGCAGACATCCTGGAGATGACGGTGAAGCACCTGCGGAACCTGCAGCGAGCCCAGATGACAG CTCTGAGTGCCGACCCCACGGTCCTTGGCAAATACCGTGCTGGATTTAACGAGTGCATGAACGAGGTGACCCGGTTCCTCTCCACCTGCGAAGGGGTGAACACAGAGGTGCGCACCCGCCTGCTCAGCCACCTCTCTGCTTGCCTGGGCCAGATCGTGGCTATGAATTACCCTCCACCGCCACCCCCAGCTGGCCAGCCTGCTCATCTGGCGCAGCCTCTGCACgtccagcttcccccagctgccACCGCAGCTGGAGCAGTGCCTGTGCCCTGCAAACTGAACCCTGCTGAAGCCCTTTCCCCCAAGGTCTATGGGGGTTTTCAGCTGGTCCCTGCTAACGACGGCCAGTTCGCTTTCCTCATCCCTAACCCAGCTTTTGCTCCCAGCAGCGGACCCGTCATCCCCCTCTATGCCAACGCTAATGGACCACTGTCTTCAGGCAGCGGGCCAGGGAACAGAGCTGCAACCCCGTCAGCATCCCCAGTGCAGGGTCTGACGTCATTTGGGGGTAGCATAGCTCCAGCATCCCAAACTGGGAGTCCCATTGGGGAACGCAGTGAATCCGTCTGGAGACCTTGGTGA
- the HES4 gene encoding transcription factor HES-4 isoform X2 gives MPADTMEKPTASPIAGAPATSSHTPDKPKSASEHRKSSKPIMEKRRRARINESLGQLKTLILDALKKDSSRHSKLEKADILEMTVKHLRNLQRAQMTAALSADPTVLGKYRAGFNECMNEVTRFLSTCEGVNTEVRTRLLSHLSACLGQIVAMNYPPPPPPAGQPAHLAQPLHVQLPPAATAAGAVPVPCKLNPAEALSPKVYGGFQLVPANDGQFAFLIPNPAFAPSSGPVIPLYANANGPLSSGSGPGNRAATPSASPVQGLTSFGGSIAPASQTGSPIGERSESVWRPW, from the exons atgcccgcTGATACCATGGAGAAACCGACAGCCTCCCCGATTGCTGGTGCCCCAGCTACCTCTAGCCACACGCCGGACAAGCCCAAGAGTGCCAGTGAACACAGAAAG tCCTCCAAGCCTATCATGGAGAAGCGGCGCCGTGCCAGGATCAATGAGAGCCTGGGGCAGCTGAAGACCCTCATCCTGGATGCCTTGAAGAAAGAT AGCTCCAGGCACTCCAAGCTGGAGAAAGCAGACATCCTGGAGATGACGGTGAAGCACCTGCGGAACCTGCAGCGAGCCCAGATGACAG CAGCTCTGAGTGCCGACCCCACGGTCCTTGGCAAATACCGTGCTGGATTTAACGAGTGCATGAACGAGGTGACCCGGTTCCTCTCCACCTGCGAAGGGGTGAACACAGAGGTGCGCACCCGCCTGCTCAGCCACCTCTCTGCTTGCCTGGGCCAGATCGTGGCTATGAATTACCCTCCACCGCCACCCCCAGCTGGCCAGCCTGCTCATCTGGCGCAGCCTCTGCACgtccagcttcccccagctgccACCGCAGCTGGAGCAGTGCCTGTGCCCTGCAAACTGAACCCTGCTGAAGCCCTTTCCCCCAAGGTCTATGGGGGTTTTCAGCTGGTCCCTGCTAACGACGGCCAGTTCGCTTTCCTCATCCCTAACCCAGCTTTTGCTCCCAGCAGCGGACCCGTCATCCCCCTCTATGCCAACGCTAATGGACCACTGTCTTCAGGCAGCGGGCCAGGGAACAGAGCTGCAACCCCGTCAGCATCCCCAGTGCAGGGTCTGACGTCATTTGGGGGTAGCATAGCTCCAGCATCCCAAACTGGGAGTCCCATTGGGGAACGCAGTGAATCCGTCTGGAGACCTTGGTGA